Proteins from a genomic interval of Osmia bicornis bicornis chromosome 11, iOsmBic2.1, whole genome shotgun sequence:
- the LOC114877728 gene encoding translocon-associated protein subunit gamma, translating into MSGKSKAFTKEEELLLQDFSRNVSTKSSALFYGNAFIVSAIPIWLFWRIHLIDIYANLISFVLVTLASTYALALAYKNTKFVLKHKIAVKREDAVTKEMNRKLAEDKKMSKKEKDERILWKKNEVADYEATTFSIFYNNALFLALVIVSSFYILKTFTPAVNYILSVGATSALLALLSTGSQ; encoded by the exons ATGTCAGGAAAATCGAAAGCATTCactaaagaagaagaattgcTTCTTCAAGATTTCTCACGAAATGTTTCCACTAAATCTTCGGCTTTGTTTTATGGCAATGCTTTCATCGTTTCAGCGATCCCCATCT GGCTTTTCTGGAGAATTCATCTGATCGACATATATGCTAATCTAATTTCCTTCGTTCTAGTTACATTAGCAAGCACATATGCTTTAGCTCTTGCTTATAAAAATACCAAGTTTGTTCTTAAACATAAG ATTGCAGTGAAAAGGGAAGATGCAGTGACTAAGGAGATGAATAGAAAGTTAGCAGAAGATAAGAAAATGAgcaaaaaagagaaagatgaaAG AATCTTgtggaagaaaaatgaagtgGCTGATTATGAAGCGACAACATTTTCAATCTTCTACAACAATGCCTTATTCTTAGCGCTTGTTATTGTATCTTCATTCTACATTTTAAAGACATTTACTCCAGCCGTGAATTACATACTTTCCGTTGGTGCAACAAGTGCATTGTTAGCACTACTATCGACTGGATCTCAATAA
- the LOC114877725 gene encoding protein claret segregational-like, with the protein MESRLPKPKIGVTSMLSTTNVKMENQKITKDQSREPHTSSASISENLKKAKSTLNMNLKCTNENKLPPRGNLTRSKTLSSITTRATKRPATAPTTQIEAKKPFTKPSVKSTVNTRSGTVLTNKVTNRIIQDASTKRIQNNTVVKPSKWDLKGRLAHTNDALSNMRQKYNETTLKYNELQEQVNSLKANENVYKSKAEKYENLNKALDNELKQLKMEMDKIQEERESLFKRLMESEKSFKNVSNKLRECQETYESQKVLLVKHESVIQDLESNLGTQVKVNEELTTVKNELQSLVHTMDKDRRILHNAIQELKGNIRVFCRVRPRTPNELEKPLCAMNFIDECTIEVGKSDGSDAVSCSGKLRGIRQEFSFDKVFPPTAKQEHVFEELSMLVQSALEGYNVCVFAYGQTGSGKTYTMEGLPGSETEGMIPRTVRHIFQEMKQFELLGWEYEIEASFLEIYNEHIVDLLDYQQKIHEIRMADSKGHDLYVSNLKIEKIHSPDELHECLLIAQRNRAVAATQSNERSSRSHSVARIRLIGTHRLRGEISVGNLNLVDLAGSERLKGEETVRLAETKNINKSLANLGNVILALLKKQEHIPYRNSKLTHLLMPSLGGNSKTLMLLNISPLEECYNETLNSLRFASNVNSCKTGNVKRARTVLQNTV; encoded by the exons aTGGAATCACGTTTACCAAAACCAAAGATTGGAGTAACATCAATGCTTAGTACAACGAATGTAAAAATGGaaaatcaaaaaataacaaaggACCAAAGCCGAGAGCCTCATACAAGTTCTGCTAGTATTTCtgagaatttgaaaaaagcCAAAAGTACGCTGAATATGAACCTTAAAtgtacaaatgaaaataagcTGCCACCAAGGGGAAACCTTACCAGATCAAAAACTTTGTCGTCTATTACTACTAGGGCTACGAAAAGGCCAGCTACTGCTCCCACTACTCAAATAGAAGCTAAAAAACCATTTACTAAGCCTTCTGTTAAATCTACAGTAAATACACGATCTGGCACTGTATTAACAAATAAAGTTACTAACAGAATCATTCAAGATGCTTCAACTAAAAGGATTCAAAATAATACTGTAGTTAAGCCTTCTAAATGGGATTTAAAGGGTAGATTGGCTCATACAAATGATGCTTTGTCCAATATGCGACAGAAATACAATGAAACTACATTAAAGTACAATGAACTTCAAGAACAAGTAAACAGTTTGAAAGCAAAtgaaaatgtatataaatCAAAAGCAGAGAagtatgaaaatttaaataaagcATTAGATAACGAGCTTAAACAATTGAAGATGGAAATGGACAAAATacaagaagaaagagaaagttTATTTAAACGTTTAATGGAATCAGAAAAGTCCTTCAAAAACGTTTCAAATAAGCTACGAGAATGTCAAGAAACGTATGAATCTCAAAAAGTGTTACTAGTGAAACACGAATCTGTAATACAAGATCTAGAATCAAATTTAGGAACTCAGGTAAAGGTCAATGAAGAACTGACTACAGTTAAAAACGAGTTACAATCGTTAGTTCATACAATGGACAAGGATCGTAGAATTCTACATAACGCGATACAAGAACTAAAAGGAAATATTAGAGTATTTTGTAGAGTACGACCTAGAACTCCAAACGAACTTGAAAAACCATTGTGTGCAATGAACTTCATAGATGAATGCACTATTGAAGTAGGAAAATCAGATGGTTCTGATGCAGTTAGCTGTAGCGGAAAATTAAGAGGAATTAGACAAGAATTTTCGTTTGATAAAGTTTTTCCACCAACGGCTAAGCAGGAGCATGTATTTGAAGAATTATCTATGTTGGTTCAGTCTGCCTTAGAAGGATACAATGTTTGTGTCTTTGCATATGGCCAGACTGGTTCTGGTAAAACGTATACCATGGAGGGTTTACCTGGCTCTGAAACGGAAGGCATGATACCTAGAACGGTACGGCATATATTTCAAGAAATGAAACAATTTGAATTACTTGGGTGGGAGTATGAAATAGAAGCTAGCtttcttgaaatttataaCGAGCATATTGTCGATCTACTTGATTATCAACAAAAAATACACGAAATCCGAATGGCCGACAGTAAAGGGCACGACTTGTATGTTAGCAACCTTAAGATAGAAAAAATACATAGTCCTGACGAACTGCACGAATGTCTTCTAATTGCACAACGTAACAGAGCGGTTGCGGCTACTCAGTCGAACGAAag ATCATCAAGATCACATTCAGTAGCAAGAATAAGGCTTATTGGAACACACCGATTAAGAGGAGAGATTTCTGTAGGAAACTTAAATTTAGTTGACTTAGCAGGCTCCGAAAGATTAAAAGGCGAGGAAACGGTACGACTGGCGGAAACGAAAAACATTAACAAATCGCTGGCGAACTTAGGTAATGTTATTCTTGCTCTTTTGAAGAAGCAGGAACATATTCCTTACAGAAACTCAAAACTTACTCATTTATTGATGCCGTCTTTGGGTGGCAATTCAAAGACTTtgatgttattaaatatatcgCCTTTAGAAGAGTGTTATAATGAAACACTGAATTCATTAAGATTTGCTAGTAACGTGAACAGTTGTAAAACAGGTAATGTGAAACGAGCGCGAACTGTTTTACAAAACACTGTATAA